The nucleotide window GCACTATCATAGGACGAGGATGGGAAAGAGAAAGTGATTTTCCTTAAAAAACTTGTAAGAAGAACGTAAGATTGGCAGTCTAACCTACAGAGTGCCAATAGAGGGGAAAACCTATGAAACAGTATGATTCCAACGTCCAGGGAGCTTTGGACATCGCGCAAACAGAAGCTATGAGGAGACAAAATACAGAAATCACTCCTTACCATTTGGTTTGGGGGTTTATGACTCTGCCAACCTCTGTTTCCGGAAAATCATTAATCAAATATAAATCTACAGTAGATGAATTCTTAAAGAAACAGGCTCGGGCTTCCGGTGAGATTCCTTTTGAGTCTCTACGAACTTCGCCAAAACTTGCCCAGTGGTTCACCATGGCATCCTCTAGGGCTGCTGAAAATGGCCGGGAGGAATTGAAAGAAGCAGATTTTTTGAAATTTTTACCGCAAGTATTACCTGAATTAAAAATCAATTACGAAGATTTGCAAGTGAAGGAAACGGATGAAGAGGTTCCTAATTTTCTTGTGAACTTGAATGATCTGGCACGCGAGGGTAAACTCGATCCAGTCATTGGAAGGAGTAAAGAAATTCGTTCGGTGATGGAAATTTTAGGACGAAGGTCAAAAAATAATCCCGTTTTAGTGGGTAGTGCTGGAGTAGGAAAAACAGCCATTGTGGAAGGACTTGCAGAACAAATTGTTAAGGGACGTGTTCCCGATGTATTAAAAGGAAAAACAATTTATTCTTTGGATATGGGCCAACTGATGGCTGGGACAAAATACCGGGGTGAGTTTGAAGAAAAGTTAACTGCCATGCTTCGTTATATCAAAGGCCAATCAGGAGAAGCCGTACTTTTCATTGATGAAATTCACCAATTGGTTGGTGCTGGAAAAACTGATGGAGCCATGGATGCAGCTAATCTTTTGAAGCCAGCTCTTGCTCGTGGAGAATTACATTGTATTGGAGCCACTACTCAAGATGAATTTCAAAAATACATTCTAGGTGACCAAGCATTAGAAAGAAGATTTCGCGCGGTTCCCGTGAATGAACCAAGTAAGGAAGACGCGATCGAAATTCTTATGGGAATTCGTGATAAACATGAAATCCATCATGGAATTAAAATTTCCGATGAAGCGATTTATGCCTCTGTACTTTTGTCAGACCAGTACATAACTGATAAATTTTTACCAGACAAGGCCATAGATTTAGTAGATGAGGCTGCTTCTGCATTAAAACTTTCTGCAGAAGCAATGCCAACAGAACTTGTGGAATTAGAAAGTGAAATTCGGTCTAAAAAAATCTTTGCCCAAGTGGAAAAGAAAAACGAAGACATCTTAAAGGAAATTGAAACTTTAGAAAAAAAATTCCAAGAAGGTAAAGTTGTTTGGGAGAAAGAAGTTAATTCTTTAAAACAAATTGCATCGATCAAAAATAAAATTGATCGAGTGAAATTTGATTTGGATGCAGCACAACAAAGAGCAGATTATACGGAAGCCTCTCGGTTGAAGTATGCTGTGCTTCCTGAATTAGAAAAGGAACTGGGTAATTTTCAAAATAGTTGGATTTTGGAAAGAGGTCATATAGCAGCTGTCATTGCTCGACAAACTGGAATTCCAGCGGAAAAGATATTAAAAACAAAACAAGACCATCTCCTTCATTTGGAAGATGACTTAAATACTGTAGTGTATGGGCAAAAAGAATCTATCCGAGAAATTGCAGATACACTCCTAACATCTTACGCAGGAATTTCTTCTGAGTCACGCCCCTTAGGATCTTTTCTATTAAAAGGACCTACAGGAGTGGGAAAAACAGAAACGGCCAAAGCGATTGCTAAATTTTTATTCGATCAAGAAACTAATTTAGTTCGTTTGGATCTGAGTGAATATTCAGAAAAACATTCCGTGGCAAAGTTGATTGGTGCTCCTGCAGGTTATGTCGGTTACGAGGAAGGTGGAATCCTAACAGAAGCGATTCGAAGAAAACCATATTCCGTAGTTCTTTTTGATGAAGTGGAAAAGGCACATCCTGATTTTTCCGATATCCTACTCCAGATTTTGGATGAAGGTCGATTGACAGATAACAAAGGTAGAACCATTAACTTTAAAAATACCATTGTAATTTTGACCACGAATTCAAAAAATATTGAAGCGGATTTCAAACCAGAAGTTTTAGGACGATTGGATGCAATTTTAACCTATCATTCGTTAGATTCTTCGATTATGGAAAAGTTAATCGAAAAACAACTTAGACAATTGAATGAAAGATTAAAAGTAAAAGGAATCGTTATTGAACTCTCCGAAAGTACGGAACACATTCTCAGGGAACAAGGATTTGATCCAAAATTTGGGGCAAGACCTTTGGGAAGTGTTTTCAATCGAATCGTAAACCGACCTTTGGCTAAAGAAATTCTTTCGGGAACCATTGGTGAGGGAAGGTTTCGAGCAGATTGGAACGGAGAACAATTACAATTTGCTGCCATTCCGGAAACTGTCGGTTCGAAACGATAATTTTTAGGAAATTCCAAAGGAGACACCCAACGATAGACATACGATCGTTGGGTTTTTTTAGTCTAAGGTTTACTTTATGGCAAACCTAGAAATTACATCCACTTTACCATCCAATCAATCCATCTCTGTGCCTCAACTAGGCCTCGGAGTTTGGAAGTCCCGGCCGAAAGAATGTTTGGAAGCGGTTAAATCTGCGCTTTCTTTAGGATACCGGCATATTGATACTGCAGCGATTTATGGAAACGAAGCAGATGTAGGAACTGCCATAAAAGAATCAGGTGTGAACCGCAGTGATATTTTTTTAGTCACAAAACTTTGGAACGCTGACCAAGGGTACGATACCGCCTTACGAGCGATAGATGTGTCACTTAAAAAATTAGGAACAGATTATGTGGATATGTATCTGATACACTTTCCAGTTTCTGGAAAACGAAATGAATCTTGGAAAGCTTTGGAGAAAATTAAATCAGAAGGCAAAGCAAAATCCATTGGTGTTAGTAATTTTATGGTCCCTCACTTGGAAGAACTATTAAAAGAAACGGGAACGGTACCTGCAATGAACCAAGTGGAATACCATCCTTTCTTGCAAGATACAAAACTAAAAGACTATTGCATTCAAAAAGGAATCCTACTAGAAGCCTATAGCCCTTTGGCTCATGGACAAAAGTTAGAGGACCCTCGCATTACTCAATTGGCCAAAAAATACAATAAATCCAATGCCCAAATCTTAATTCGGTGGTCATTGCAAGCGGGGCATGTGGTCATTCCTAAATCCAAAAATCCAGACCGCATTCGGGAGAATGCTGATGTCTATGATTTTGGTTTATCCGATTCCGATATGAAGGAAATTTTTAGTTGGAATGAAGATTTTCGAACTTGTTGGGATCCCACCACCGTGGAGTAGCCGTAGCGAAATCCTAAATTTTATTTTTTGTCAAAGACAAGGACTGCCGATTGTCGGTTGTCCTTAGTTCCCAAATACCCATAACCAAAAGGAAAAGGTAAGGGTGTATCATTTGTTTTCTCACTCAATTGTTTCAATTCCAGTTGGACTTCGGGGATAACGGCACCCGATAAATTCCAGGATCTTTCATACCGGCCAAATACTTGGCGTCTCCAAAGTTCTTCAGGAAAAAAACGAATCGGAAAACCTGACTCGTCTTGAACCACAAAGTCTGCATTTTTTAAAAGCAAGTCTCGGACTAACTTTCGTTTTTCCCCATGAAACAAATATTCCGCTGACTTTGTAAAAATTCCCACATTCTTTAATTCAGAGAAGTATTCATACAACCCGTCACCAGGAACACCTTCATTGCCAATTAAGAATATTTTAAAATAAGTAAGAGTTTCCTCTTTTTTTAGTTTTGTATCGTAAAGCGATATTGTGAATCCTTTGTAAGTAATTCCTTTCCCAACAATTACTTCTTCTTTTGAATCCAGGATTTCTTTACCCATTCTGCGAAGAAATGCAACAAACACAGGATAGGCGCCGTTTAGTTCTTTTTTCTTGGTTTCTTCTTTCATTTTCCGGTAAGTAAAATAATTTCTTCCCGCTAAATGATCCGATAAGTTCCGGATTCCTTGTTTTACAATTAGTTTTTCTTTATCAGTTAAGGAACTGTATTGATTGGGATAACCTGGATCTTCCAAGCCAAATAAGATAAAACGTTCACAATGGGGGTAAAAGGAAAACAAATTCAAAACATCTATCCCGCTAAAAGGATAAATGACTGTTTTTACTTTAGGGTTATAATCTTTCTTTTTTAAATACTCGGTAATGGTATCTCTAGTGTTTGTTAGTTTATTCCAACTAAGATCCATTTCTTTTTTATGGAGTGGATCAGAATCGATAAGACCTGCCCATTCATCATAAAGAGAAGTTTCTTGAAAGGCAGTTTCTGTTTTCTTTTCTTGGATTTGGCATTGGAGAGAGAAAATCAATAAGAGGAGGATCGTTTTTTTTGTCATAAAATTAGAAAGGTATCAGGGACAATCTGTAAGAAGACAGTTTCCAGACATCCATTTTCATAGGACGAATTTGCATTTTCTTGGAATGGCAAAAAAAAACCGGCCCGGGGAAACCCCGAACCGGTCAATGGTTCCTAAAAAGAAAGCCGTGTTTATTTATTCTCCGACAGCAACGTCTCCGTCTGCTTCGGTGGAGAAACTAACTGGTTGTTTTGATTTTGTTTCTTTAGTTTCTTTTGGATCCCTTTCAATGGATTTTACTTCTCTTGTTTGGATTTTTGCTTGGTCCACCAAAGGAAGTCCATTGAGATCTCTTACTTGGTTCTCAATTTTGAAGGCAATGTCTGGGTTTTCGAGAAAGAATAGCCTGACCTGTTCTTTTCCTTGTCCGATTTTTTCTCCACCATAGGAATACCACGAACCTGCTTTGGCAACGAGGTCATGACGAACCGCAAGATCAATCAACGAACTTTCTTTGTTGATCCCGGTAGCATACATGATATCAAACTCTGCTTGGCGGAAAGGTGGGGCACATTTGTTTTTCACTACTTTCACTCGCACGCGGTTTCCCACAGGTTCTTCCTTTTCTTTCAGAGTTTCAATACGACGGATGTCCAATCGGATGGACGCATAGAATTTCAAAGCATTTCCACCCGTAGTAGTTTCCGGACTTCCAAACATCACACCGATCTTCATACGGATCTGGTTGATGAAGATCACAGTGGTATTGGATTTAGAAATAGTTCCTGTGAGTTTACGAAGTGCCTGGGACATGAGACGGGCTTGTAAACCCATATGAGAGTCTCCCATGTCACCTTCGATTTCTGCTTTCGGGACGAGAGCTGCCACCGAATCGATCACGATAAGATCTATCGCATTGGAGCGAACCAAAGATTCACAAATTTCCAACGCTTCTTCCCCGTTGTCAGGTTGTGCCACCAGTAGGTCATCCACGTTCACTCCCAATTTTTTTGCATAGGAAGGATCAAGGGCATGTTCCGCATCGATAAAGGCGGCAATGCCTCCTTTTTTTTGCGTTTCTGCAATGGCAGAAAGAGTGAGAGTTGTTTTACCAGAAGATTCTGGTCCATAAATTTCTAGGATTCTTCCAGAAGGAAACCCGCCTATCCCCAAGGCGATGTCTAGATCCAAAGAACCTGTAGATACTACGTTCATTTCTGACATACGTGTATCGGCGCCAAGGCGCATAATAGAACCCTTTCCAAATTGTTTTTCGATTTGGCCTAGGGCAGCGTCAATGGCCTGCTTTCTTTGGTCGGTTTCTTTTTCTTGAGCCTTGTCAGCTTTCTCTTTTTTCATGAATCAAACGTTCTCCTAAAATCGGTGTTCCGAAAGACTAGGTAGGGGACTTCGCCGGTTGGTCTTAAAAAAACTTACCTAACCGACTCTTTCAAGGATGAACCCATCCCTTCCGAATTCCACTCTTTTTCTCTTCCAGATGGGTCTCATTATGGATGAGACCTGGGACAAATTAGAGGAGGGAGGGAATTTTTCCGGATTATGTCTTTTTTTTCCGTTTTCAACACTAAACAAAATGTAAGTACTTGTATAGTATTTTTTTGCCGTAGGAGAAAGAAAACTTTGCCGATAGTCTTTCTGTATGACCCTGCCAGTTCTTGAAGTCCAAATCCCCGACCATTTCCCCCAAGCTATGGCTGAACTCTTTCGCAGTTACCGAACTTATTTAAAAATAGAAAAAAACTATTCGGAACATACACTATTTGCCTATCTACGTGATTTAAAATTCTTCTTTGAGTTTTGTTTGAAAGAGGAAATTGATATTTTAACGGTCGATGTATTGGATGTCCGGGCTTATTTTGCAGACCTGAAAGCCACTAAAAAACAAGACAAACGTACTCAGAGTCGTAAACTATCATCCTTACGCACCTTTTATAAATTTTTATTCCGCGAAGAGAAAATAGGAGCCAATCCCATTCTACAGGTAAGTTTCCCTAAAACCAAAAAGAAGTTACCTAAAAATTTCACACAAATCGAAACAGAAGATATTTTGGACTACGAAGATGGAGAAAAAGCGGAAGTACTTGGGAAAAGAGACAAAGCCATCGTAGAAGTTTTGTATAGTACGGGACTTCGGGTATTTGAGTTAGTCAATGCAAAGTTAAGCGATCTTAACCATGAATTAACTTCGCTGAAAGTGATGGGAAAACGTCGCAAAGAACGATTTGTTTTTATAGGTGATGAAGCACAAGCGGCTCTAAGAGATTATTTGGAAGAAAGAGGAACAGCAGGTCCTGAAGAAATCTTTTTAAACCAACGCGGTGGAAAATTAACAACACGCGGGATTCGTTATATTTTATCCGAACGTCGCGTAGTAATGGGAATGGAGAAAGCAATCACTCCTCATAAATTTAGACATACCTTTGCTACTGATTTATTGAATGCTGGTGCCGACATTCGCGCCGTACAAGAGTTACTCGGTCATTCTTCCTTATCATCTACGCAGGTTTATTTGAGTGTATCGAGAGATCGGCT belongs to Leptospira terpstrae serovar Hualin str. LT 11-33 = ATCC 700639 and includes:
- a CDS encoding aldo/keto reductase, coding for MANLEITSTLPSNQSISVPQLGLGVWKSRPKECLEAVKSALSLGYRHIDTAAIYGNEADVGTAIKESGVNRSDIFLVTKLWNADQGYDTALRAIDVSLKKLGTDYVDMYLIHFPVSGKRNESWKALEKIKSEGKAKSIGVSNFMVPHLEELLKETGTVPAMNQVEYHPFLQDTKLKDYCIQKGILLEAYSPLAHGQKLEDPRITQLAKKYNKSNAQILIRWSLQAGHVVIPKSKNPDRIRENADVYDFGLSDSDMKEIFSWNEDFRTCWDPTTVE
- the recA gene encoding recombinase RecA, whose protein sequence is MKKEKADKAQEKETDQRKQAIDAALGQIEKQFGKGSIMRLGADTRMSEMNVVSTGSLDLDIALGIGGFPSGRILEIYGPESSGKTTLTLSAIAETQKKGGIAAFIDAEHALDPSYAKKLGVNVDDLLVAQPDNGEEALEICESLVRSNAIDLIVIDSVAALVPKAEIEGDMGDSHMGLQARLMSQALRKLTGTISKSNTTVIFINQIRMKIGVMFGSPETTTGGNALKFYASIRLDIRRIETLKEKEEPVGNRVRVKVVKNKCAPPFRQAEFDIMYATGINKESSLIDLAVRHDLVAKAGSWYSYGGEKIGQGKEQVRLFFLENPDIAFKIENQVRDLNGLPLVDQAKIQTREVKSIERDPKETKETKSKQPVSFSTEADGDVAVGE
- a CDS encoding ATP-dependent Clp protease ATP-binding subunit → MKQYDSNVQGALDIAQTEAMRRQNTEITPYHLVWGFMTLPTSVSGKSLIKYKSTVDEFLKKQARASGEIPFESLRTSPKLAQWFTMASSRAAENGREELKEADFLKFLPQVLPELKINYEDLQVKETDEEVPNFLVNLNDLAREGKLDPVIGRSKEIRSVMEILGRRSKNNPVLVGSAGVGKTAIVEGLAEQIVKGRVPDVLKGKTIYSLDMGQLMAGTKYRGEFEEKLTAMLRYIKGQSGEAVLFIDEIHQLVGAGKTDGAMDAANLLKPALARGELHCIGATTQDEFQKYILGDQALERRFRAVPVNEPSKEDAIEILMGIRDKHEIHHGIKISDEAIYASVLLSDQYITDKFLPDKAIDLVDEAASALKLSAEAMPTELVELESEIRSKKIFAQVEKKNEDILKEIETLEKKFQEGKVVWEKEVNSLKQIASIKNKIDRVKFDLDAAQQRADYTEASRLKYAVLPELEKELGNFQNSWILERGHIAAVIARQTGIPAEKILKTKQDHLLHLEDDLNTVVYGQKESIREIADTLLTSYAGISSESRPLGSFLLKGPTGVGKTETAKAIAKFLFDQETNLVRLDLSEYSEKHSVAKLIGAPAGYVGYEEGGILTEAIRRKPYSVVLFDEVEKAHPDFSDILLQILDEGRLTDNKGRTINFKNTIVILTTNSKNIEADFKPEVLGRLDAILTYHSLDSSIMEKLIEKQLRQLNERLKVKGIVIELSESTEHILREQGFDPKFGARPLGSVFNRIVNRPLAKEILSGTIGEGRFRADWNGEQLQFAAIPETVGSKR
- the xerA gene encoding site-specific tyrosine recombinase/integron integrase translates to MTLPVLEVQIPDHFPQAMAELFRSYRTYLKIEKNYSEHTLFAYLRDLKFFFEFCLKEEIDILTVDVLDVRAYFADLKATKKQDKRTQSRKLSSLRTFYKFLFREEKIGANPILQVSFPKTKKKLPKNFTQIETEDILDYEDGEKAEVLGKRDKAIVEVLYSTGLRVFELVNAKLSDLNHELTSLKVMGKRRKERFVFIGDEAQAALRDYLEERGTAGPEEIFLNQRGGKLTTRGIRYILSERRVVMGMEKAITPHKFRHTFATDLLNAGADIRAVQELLGHSSLSSTQVYLSVSRDRLKEVYRNAHPHAKK